In Quercus robur chromosome 10, dhQueRobu3.1, whole genome shotgun sequence, a genomic segment contains:
- the LOC126703557 gene encoding receptor-like protein EIX1: MGNEFRGSIPDDFTRINSLAHLHLDSNKFEGEVPKAFGGICHLKTLSLSGNYLNGQLDFIQNLTECANPSLEVLFLSHNQIMHLNGTIPVSLGKLSNLESLILGFNPLKGVISEAHFSNLTKLKHLGLSNTKLVFNFSSDWSPPFQLDSIDMKSCQVGPRFPKWLQNQKNIQVLDISNSSISDTLSDSNWIFSSQLIHMNLSHNQLSGHVPNLSWDFSFFPILDLSSNKLEGEIPRFLFKAAYLDLSKNMFSKQVRSLCTVTNENLNFLDLSNNQLSGELPDCWMQFEALKILNLANNQFHGKIPSSVGSLHRIETLDLSNNSFSGELPLSLKNCTKLKFINLQNNNLLGEMSIWLGSNHPNLIVLLLRSNRFFGSIPSHLCHLTYLQVLDLALNQISGSIPICLKNIIALTQKCTPNSTITHS, encoded by the coding sequence ATGGGGAACGAATTTCGAGGTTCAATTCCGGATGATTTTACCAGAATAAACTCTCTTGCACATCTCCATCTCGATTCTAATAAGTTTGAAGGTGAGGTACCAAAAGCCTTTGGTGGTATATGTCATTTGAAAACTTTGTCTCTATCAGGGAACTATTTGAATGGACAACttgattttattcaaaatttgacCGAGTGTGCAAACCCTTCATTAGAGGTTTTGTTTTTAAGTCATAATCAAATCATGCATTTGAATGGGACAATACCTGTAAGTTTGGGAAAACTCTCCAACCTAGAGTCTCTGATTCTTGGTTTCAATCCACTGAAAGGTGTTATTTCTGAAGCCCACTTCTCAAACCTCACAAAATTGAAGCATTTGGGATTATCTAATACCAAATTGGTTTTCAACTTCAGCTCTGATTGGAGTCCTCCTTTCCAATTAGATTCTATAGATATGAAATCTTGCCAAGTAGGCCCTCGATTCCCAAAATGGCttcaaaatcagaaaaatatcCAAGTGCTTGATATTTCTAATTCTAGTATTTCGGATACTCTCTCCGATTCTAATTGGATCTTCTCAAGTCAATTAATTCATATGAATCTATCTCACAACCAACTCAGTGGTCATGTTCCAAATTTGTCATGGGATTTCTCCTTTTTTCCCATTCTAGACTTGAGTTCCAATAAACTGGAAGGTGAAATAccaagatttttatttaaagcAGCATATTTGGATCTTTCGAAGAATATGTTTTCAAAGCAAGTCCGATCCCTATGTACAGTCACTaatgaaaacttgaattttctaGATCTTTCCAATAACCAATTATCAGGAGAGCTCCCTGACTGTTGGATGCAGTTTGAAGCATTGAAAATTCTTAATTTGGCAAACAATCAATTTCATGGGAAAATCCCAAGCTCGGTGGGCTCTTTACATAGGATTGAAACATTGGATTTAAGCAACAATAGTTTCAGTGGGGAACTTCCTCTGTCATTGAAGAATTGCACAAAATTGAAGTTTATTAATCTTCAGAATAATAACTTGTTAGGAGAGATGTCGATATGGTTAGGGAGCAACCATCCAAATTTAATTGTCCTCTTACTTCGATCTAATCGCTTCTTTGGAAGCATTCCTTCACATCTCTGCCATCTAACATATCTTCAAGTTTTAGACCTTGCGTTAAACCAAATCTCAGGAAGTATACCAATATGCCTCAAAAATATTATTGCTTTGACTCAGAAATGTACTCCAAATTCAACCATCACCCACTCATGA
- the LOC126703881 gene encoding receptor-like protein EIX2: protein MELNGLISLNLSRNLLTGRIPSEIGLLESLNSLDLSKNQLCGGIPSSISQINSLSFLNLSNNNLSGEIPTGPQLNTFSATSYEMNPNLCGFPLPNKCLGEEMTQNSVENRGSERASIQEEEDGFITMGFYVSMALGVVVGFWGVFGTLLLNKSWRFSYFKFLDIVKDKIYVTGSEYE from the coding sequence ATGGAACTTAATGGATTGATTTCTTTGAATCTCTCAAGAAATCTTTTAACTGGAAGAATCCCTTCAGAGATTGGTTTGTTAGAGTCATTAAATTCCCTAGATCTATCAAAGAACCAGTTGTGTGGTGGAATTCCTTCAAGCATTTCTCAAATTAATTCTCTAAGTTTCTTGAACTTGTCGAACAATAACTTGTCAGGTGAAATTCCAACTGGTCCTCAACTTAATACCTTCAGTGCCACTTCATATGAAATGAACCCAAATCTTTGTGGATTTCCACTTCCAAACAAATGTTTAGGAGAAGAAATGACTCAAAACTCAGTTGAGAATAGAGGCAGTGAACGTGCTAGCATACAAGAGGAGGAAGATGGGTTTATAACAATGGGGTTTTATGTTAGTATGGCCCTCGgagttgttgttggtttttggggAGTTTTTGGCACATTACTACTAAACAAGTCATGGCGGTTCTCCTATTTCAAGTTCTTGGACATTGTCAAAGATAAGATATATGTGACGGGCAGTGAATATGAATAA
- the LOC126703391 gene encoding cycloartenol synthase-like, giving the protein MRWPAKRLREKALQTVMQHIHYEDENTRYICIGPVNKVLNMLCCWVEDPNSEAFKLHLPRIFDYLWIAEDGMKMQVQTFTV; this is encoded by the exons ATGCGTTGGCCTGCAAAAAGATTGAGGGAGAAGGCTCTACAAACTGTAATGCAGCATATCCACTATGAAGATGAAAATACTCGGTATATATGCATAGGGCCTGTCAataag GTGTTGAATATGCTTTGTTGTTGGGTGGAGGATCCAAACTCAGAGGCATTCAAATTACATCTTCCAAGAATCTTTGATTATTTGTGGATTGCTGAAGATGGCATGAAAATGCAGGTTCAGACATTTACTGTTTAA